A portion of the Magnolia sinica isolate HGM2019 chromosome 17, MsV1, whole genome shotgun sequence genome contains these proteins:
- the LOC131231265 gene encoding lysine-specific demethylase ELF6 isoform X2 has protein sequence MGDGEIPTWLKGLPLAPEYRPTETEFADPIAYISRIEKEASTFGICKVVPPLPKPSKKYVLSNLNKSLSKCPELGSDAADCSPSQVGLGDKGNGNEARAVFTTRHQELGHGMKRLRGPVPIQKQVWQSGEVYTLDQFESKSRVFARSHLGGMKDVSPLVIESLFWKAATEKPIYIEYANDVPGSGFGEPEDPFLYFRRRKRRRRFDQKHQESINHEKHKAGPTMGDGSINNAPLPSSSNLSSEDGLGLLRQKILNLGCSDREGTAGWKISNSPWNLQVIARSRGSLTRFMPDDIPGVTSPMVYIGMLFSWFAWHVEDHELHSLNFLHMGAPKTWYAIPGDYAFTLEEVIRVQGYGGHLDRLGALTLLGEKTSLLSPEAVIASGIPCCRLVQNPGEFVVTFPRAYHVGFSHGFNCGEAANFATPQWLKVAKEAAVRRAAMNFLPMLSHQQLLYMLTMSFVSRVPRALLPGVRSSRLRDRKKEEREILVKKAFIDDVVNENYLLSVLLGKESTSRAVLWDPESLPSPSNSSLSVGPAVSVEANGLLVCERNKEDGSCKGNAFDDASANVAETSSGNARSANLQKPDIHNNKVDGTSSYMEAVDYLYEDDDDLPCGMHVDSGTLACVACGVLGFPFMSIVQPSDRASKEFFPEELRSVNPPTLSCIGNMLKDSDSDATKATGVEFEAQGRPHDNQTGKSSAKCMGHIPVPEVPNDGRNSTSLNNGILESSSNTVCSSSEVIAIEEQKEVDALHQPIGASSVEHGTAKPIGTGEPDTPNTIHPSNGLSESRGSMPMERVKEDLKSTNILDAEPCKGTKGLSDANAEESGEKVNRQWNTSNIFLRPRIFCLEHALEIEELLQSKGGANVLIICHSDYPKIKGEAMSIAEEIGSNFKFKDFPLESASQSDLNLINISIDDEHEECREDWTSKLGLNLRHCVMIRKQCQSKQEQPALALGGLFSDHVPASGISTLKWHCRKSRTHHKASGLSLSKSHDDVQMKKDDLIGRNSDTDVVTEDQVNEHSRNPYSEVGAFARACRSRGRGRPRKHHLPNPKEMTANSTETTTSIERGPDNNNNRSCFGEGSSVHEKAGNVTVELAVSPTIADPTPETSETQEGIWNTQENNIALEGCDSAMSVDMPTSDEISGSWKEIQAPGRTNTGGEVCESAMLVGPPTVALGVVGSSEVLHEEIPTIEETSMVSHICDSAISACLPPAIDIATVSSKTEQEVPATVENTTVSEDSNYVDLGKQPIETSETFKEIRSTEGTGLAGGVYDSAKLQSQPSISVSILDCSQMQLGEIGTIEETDMTVDPATMAVPPAIPILTIENSKKNPASERTTTVGEPYNSAKTADQPTAAISMANHSEIDNGNEVFDSVKLVGLPTIAFLSAKSSEMQQETLTTTAEITTVGDAGDSAKSAGPSSVSLAAAGNSEIQKGNQPADEMNHAGAFHSSRDGMERTKSNPIIVYSRAVRKQNKRKREEEEKTDLPDSHSTDFIRSPCEGLRPRTRRNPDRGTDISCRTPEGKVAKKVVNRTGDKKSYPCDLDGCRMSFATKAELLLHKRNRCTHEGCRKRFSSHKYAMHHERVHSEERPLKCPWKGCGMSFKWAWARTEHVRVHTGERPYQCKVAGCGLTFRFVSDFSRHRRKTGHSVN, from the exons ATGGGTGATGGTGAGATACCCACTTGGCTAAAAGGGCTGCCGTTGGCGCCCGAATACCGGCCGACAGAGACCGAATTCGCTGATCCAATCGCCTACATATCGAGAATCGAGAAGGAAGCAAGCACCTTTGGGATCTGCAAGGTGGTCCCGCCGCTCCCCAAACCATCAAAGAAGTATGTGCTTTCGAACTTGAACAAGTCGCTGTCAAAATGCCCCGAATTGGGTTCCGACGCGGCCGACTGTTCGCCGTCCCAAGTGGGTTTGGGGGATAAGGGGAATGGCAATGAGGCGCGGGCCGTGTTCACGACACGACACCAAGAACTGGGTCATGGCATGAAAAGATTGAGAGGGCCCGTGCCGATTCAAAAGCAAGTTTGGCAAAGTGGGGAAGTGTATACATTGGATCAGTTCGAGTCTAAGTCGAGGGTTTTTGCTCGGAGTCATTTGGGTGGCATGAAGGATGTGTCACCATTGGTTATCGAGTCTTTGTTTTGGAAGGCAGCTACCGAGAAGCCTATATACATTGAGTATGCGAATGATGTGCCAGGGTCTGGTTTTGGTGAGCCAGAGGATCCGTTTCTGTATTTCCGTAGGCGGAAGCGGAGGAGGAGATTTGATCAAAAACATCAAGAAAGCATTAACCATGAGAAACAcaaagcgggccccaccatgggtgATGGTTCTATCAATAATGCACCATTGCCTAGCTCATCGAATTTGTCGTCTGAGGACGGATTGGGGCTTTTGAGGCAGAAGATTTTGAATTTGGGCTGCAGCGATAGGGAGGGTACAGCAGGTTGGAAGATCTCGAACAGCCCTTGGAACTTGCAAGTTATAGCACGATCCCGTGGGTCCCTTACCCGTTTCATGCCGGATGATATACCCGGTGTTACATCTCCGATGGTTTACATTGGTATGCTGTTCAGCTGGTTTGCTTGGCACGTTGAAGATCATGAGCTACACAGCTTGAATTTTCTCCACATGGGTGCTCCGAAGACTTGGTATGCCATCCCTGGGGACTATGCATTCACCTTGGAGGAAGTTATACGTGTGCAAGGTTATGGAGGACATCTCGACCGCTTAG GTGCTCTCACTCTCTTGGGCGAGAAGACGAGCCTGCTATCTCCTGAGGCCGTCATTGCATCGGGGATTCCTTGTTGCAG GTTAGTACAGAATCCTGGCGAATTCGTTGTGACCTTTCCAAGGGCGTACCATGTAGGATTCAGCCACG GATTTAACTGTGGGGAGGCTGCCAATTTTGCTACTCCGCAATGGCTCAAGGTTGCAAAAGAAGCCGCAGTGCGCAGGGCTGCAATGAATTTTCTACCAATGCTCTCCCATCAACAGCTATTATACATGCTGACGATGTCTTTCGTTTCAAG AGTACCTAGAGCATTACTCCCAGGGGTACGGAGTTCTCGTCTGAGGGACCGcaagaaagaagaaagggaaaTTTTAGTGAAGAAAGCATTTATAGATGATGTGGTGAATGAAAATTATCTATTAAGCGTTCTCCTCGGGAAAGAATCAACCTCACGTGCAGTGTTGTGGGACCCGGAGTCGCTTCCTTCTCCAAGCAACAGTTCTCTGTCAGTTGGTCCGGCTGTCTCTGTTGAAGCGAATGGCTTATTGGTCTGTGAGAGAAACAAAGAAGATGGCTCTTGCAAAGGGAATGCATTTGATGATGCATCTGCCAATGTTGCCGAAACTTCGAGCGGGAATGCCCGTTCTGCCAACTTGCAAAAGCCGGATATTCACAATAATAAGGTTGATGGCACAAGTTCCTACATGGAAGCAGTGGACTACCTgtatgaggatgatgacgatttacCATGCGGTATGCATGTTGATTCAGGAACATTGGCGTGTGTGGCTTGCGGGGTTCTTGGTTTTCCATTTATGTCGATAGTACAGCCTTCTGACAGGGCATCAAAGGAGTTCTTTCCTGAGGAATTAAGATCTGTGAATCCTCCCACTCTATCTTGCATTGGTAACATGCTCAAAGACTCAGATTCAG ATGCTACAAAAGCAACTGGAGTTGAATTCGAAGCACAAGGCAGACCACACGATAATCAAACAGGGAAGTCATCTGCAAAATGCATGGGGCATATTCCCGTGCCTGAAGTCCCAAACGATGGAAGGAATTCCACATCATTGAATAATGGTATTTTGGAATCTTCTTCCAACACTGTATGTTCATCATCAGAAGTAATTGCTATTGAAGAACAGAAGGAGGTGGATGCACTACATCAGCCAATTGGAGCTTCTTCAG TTGAACATGGCACTGCTAAACCAATAGGCACAGGAGAACCTGACACTCCAAATACCATTCATCCAAGTAATGGATTGAGTGAATCAAGAGGGAGCATGCCAATGGAGAGAGTCAAAGAGGATTTGAAAAGCACAAACATCCTGGATGCAGAACCTTGCAAAGGAACCAAAGGGTTATCTGATGCAAATGCAGAGGAAAGTGGTGAGAAGGTCAACAGGCAGTGGAATACATCTAATATATTTCTAAGGCCACGGATCTTCTGCTTGGAGCATGCTCTCGAGATTGAGGAGCTGTTGCAATCCAAGGGTGGTGCAAATGTGCTAATTATTTGTCATTCAG ATTATCCAAAAATAAAGGGAGAGGCCATGTCCATTGCTGAAGAAATTGGTTCCAATTTCAAATTCAAGGACTTTCCCCTAGAGAGCGCATCTCAATCAGATCTCAACTTGATCAACATTTCAATCGACGACGAACATGAAGAATGCAGAGAAGATTGGACTTCAAAGCTGGGTCTCAATTTACGCCACTGTGTCATGATCAGAAAGCAATGTCAGTCGAAGCAAGAACAGCCCGCACTGGCATTGGGCGGGTTATTCTCCGACCATGTTCCTGCTTCAGGCATTTCAACCCTCAAGTGGCACTGCCGGAAATCTCGCACACATCACAAGGCATCTGGCCTGAGCCTTTCCAAGTCACACGATGATGTACAAATGAAGAAGGATGATCTGATTGGGAGAAATTCGGACACTGATGTTGTCACAGAAGATCAAGTTAACGAACATTCAAGGAACCCCTACAGTGAAGTTGGTGCTTTTGCACGAGCTTGCAGGTCCCGTGGCCGTGGCCGCCCAAGGAAACACCACCTTCCCAATCCCAAGGAGATGACGGCCAACAGCACTGAAACCACAACTAGTATCGAAAGAGGCccagataataataataacagaagCTGCTTTGGAGAAGGGTCTTCTGTCCATGAGAAAGCAGGAAATGTTACGGTGGAATTGGCAGTATCTCCTACCATTGCTGATCCAACTCCTGAAACATCTGAAACACAGGAAGGGATTTGGAACACACAGGAAAATAACATTGCACTTGAAGGTTGTGATTCTGCCATGTCTGTTGATATGCCCACCAGTGATGAAATTTCTGGAAGTTGGAAAGAGATTCAGGCTCCAGGCAGAACTAACACAGGAGGTGAAGTCTGCGAGTCTGCAATGTTGGTGGGTCCACCTACTGTTGCCCTCGGTGTTGTTGGAAGTTCTGAAGTGCTGCATGAAGAGATCCCAACCATAGAGGAAACAAGCATGGTGTCCCACATTTGTGATTCTGCCATATCTGCGTGTTTGCCACCTGCCATTGATATCGCAACAGTAAGTTCCAAAACAGAGCAAGAGGTCCCAGCTACAGTGGAAAATACCACGGTCAGTGAAGATTCCAATTATGTGGACTTGGGAAAACAGCCTATTGAGACATCTGAAACTTTCAAAGAGATTCGAAGTACAGAGGGAACTGGATTAGCTGGTGGGGTTTATGATTCTGCCAAATTGCAATCTCAGCCTTCAATTTCCGTTTCAATCCTTGACTGTTCTCAGATGCAGCTAGGGGAGATCGGGACTATAGAAGAAACTGACATGACAGTTGATCCTGCAACAATGGCAGTTCCACCTGCTATTCCTATCTTGACCATTGAAAATTCTAAAAAGAACCCAGCCAGTGAGAGGACGACTACAGTGGGTGAACCCTACAATTCAGCCAAAACAGCAGATCAACCTACTGCTGCCATTTCAATGGCCAATCATTCAGAGATTGATAATGGGAATGAGGTTTTTGATTCTGTGAAGTTGGTGGGCCTTCCTACTATTGCCTTTTTGTCAGCCAAAAGCTCTGAAATGCAGCAAGAGACACTGACTACTACAGCAGAGATTACCACGGTGGGAGATGCTGGAGATTCTGCAAAGTCGGCAGGCCCATCTTCCGTTTCCCTTGCAGCAGCTGGAAATTCTGAAATTCAGAAAGGCAATCAACCCGCAGACGAGATGAACCATGCTGGGGCATTTCATTCTTCAAGAGATGGCATGGAGAGGACAAAATCAAATCCTATTATTGTATACTCCCGAGCAGTGAGAaagcaaaataaaagaaaaagagaagaggaagagaaaacTGACCTTCCAGATAGCCATAGTACAGACTTCATCAGGAGCCCATGCGAAGGGTTGAGGCCAAGAACCAGGAGAAATCCAGACAGAGGGACAGACATCAGCTGCCGAACACCAGAAGGGAAGGTAGCAAAGAAGGTGGTGAATAGGACGGGCGACAAGAAATCCTATCCATGCGATCTTGACGGGTGCCGAATGAGTTTTGCAACAAAGGCAGAGCTGCTGCTGCATAAGCGCAACCGCTGCACACACGAGGGGTGCAGGAAGCGGTTCAGCTCCCACAAGTACGCAATGCATCACGAGCGTGTCCATTCAGAAGAACGGCCACTCAAGTGCCCATGGAAGGGTTGCGGGATGTCATTCAAGTGGGCGTGGGCAAGGACCGAGCATGTGCGGGTCCACACTGGGGAGCGCCCTTACCAGTGCAAGGTGGCGGGGTGCGGTCTGACATTCCGGTTCGTGTCGGATTTCAGCCGGCACCGGCGGAAGACGGGGCATTCTGTGAACTAA
- the LOC131231265 gene encoding lysine-specific demethylase ELF6 isoform X1 yields MGDGEIPTWLKGLPLAPEYRPTETEFADPIAYISRIEKEASTFGICKVVPPLPKPSKKYVLSNLNKSLSKCPELGSDAADCSPSQVGLGDKGNGNEARAVFTTRHQELGHGMKRLRGPVPIQKQVWQSGEVYTLDQFESKSRVFARSHLGGMKDVSPLVIESLFWKAATEKPIYIEYANDVPGSGFGEPEDPFLYFRRRKRRRRFDQKHQESINHEKHKAGPTMGDGSINNAPLPSSSNLSSEDGLGLLRQKILNLGCSDREGTAGWKISNSPWNLQVIARSRGSLTRFMPDDIPGVTSPMVYIGMLFSWFAWHVEDHELHSLNFLHMGAPKTWYAIPGDYAFTLEEVIRVQGYGGHLDRLGALTLLGEKTSLLSPEAVIASGIPCCRLVQNPGEFVVTFPRAYHVGFSHGFNCGEAANFATPQWLKVAKEAAVRRAAMNFLPMLSHQQLLYMLTMSFVSRVPRALLPGVRSSRLRDRKKEEREILVKKAFIDDVVNENYLLSVLLGKESTSRAVLWDPESLPSPSNSSLSVGPAVSVEANGLLVCERNKEDGSCKGNAFDDASANVAETSSGNARSANLQKPDIHNNKVDGTSSYMEAVDYLYEDDDDLPCGMHVDSGTLACVACGVLGFPFMSIVQPSDRASKEFFPEELRSVNPPTLSCIGNMLKDSDSDATKATGVEFEAQGRPHDNQTGKSSAKCMGHIPVPEVPNDGRNSTSLNNGILESSSNTVCSSSEVIAIEEQKEVDALHQPIGASSGSEQNQTALHSENKLSISPDFSQTLNGLPISSKNSNECEHVLISVEHGTAKPIGTGEPDTPNTIHPSNGLSESRGSMPMERVKEDLKSTNILDAEPCKGTKGLSDANAEESGEKVNRQWNTSNIFLRPRIFCLEHALEIEELLQSKGGANVLIICHSDYPKIKGEAMSIAEEIGSNFKFKDFPLESASQSDLNLINISIDDEHEECREDWTSKLGLNLRHCVMIRKQCQSKQEQPALALGGLFSDHVPASGISTLKWHCRKSRTHHKASGLSLSKSHDDVQMKKDDLIGRNSDTDVVTEDQVNEHSRNPYSEVGAFARACRSRGRGRPRKHHLPNPKEMTANSTETTTSIERGPDNNNNRSCFGEGSSVHEKAGNVTVELAVSPTIADPTPETSETQEGIWNTQENNIALEGCDSAMSVDMPTSDEISGSWKEIQAPGRTNTGGEVCESAMLVGPPTVALGVVGSSEVLHEEIPTIEETSMVSHICDSAISACLPPAIDIATVSSKTEQEVPATVENTTVSEDSNYVDLGKQPIETSETFKEIRSTEGTGLAGGVYDSAKLQSQPSISVSILDCSQMQLGEIGTIEETDMTVDPATMAVPPAIPILTIENSKKNPASERTTTVGEPYNSAKTADQPTAAISMANHSEIDNGNEVFDSVKLVGLPTIAFLSAKSSEMQQETLTTTAEITTVGDAGDSAKSAGPSSVSLAAAGNSEIQKGNQPADEMNHAGAFHSSRDGMERTKSNPIIVYSRAVRKQNKRKREEEEKTDLPDSHSTDFIRSPCEGLRPRTRRNPDRGTDISCRTPEGKVAKKVVNRTGDKKSYPCDLDGCRMSFATKAELLLHKRNRCTHEGCRKRFSSHKYAMHHERVHSEERPLKCPWKGCGMSFKWAWARTEHVRVHTGERPYQCKVAGCGLTFRFVSDFSRHRRKTGHSVN; encoded by the exons ATGGGTGATGGTGAGATACCCACTTGGCTAAAAGGGCTGCCGTTGGCGCCCGAATACCGGCCGACAGAGACCGAATTCGCTGATCCAATCGCCTACATATCGAGAATCGAGAAGGAAGCAAGCACCTTTGGGATCTGCAAGGTGGTCCCGCCGCTCCCCAAACCATCAAAGAAGTATGTGCTTTCGAACTTGAACAAGTCGCTGTCAAAATGCCCCGAATTGGGTTCCGACGCGGCCGACTGTTCGCCGTCCCAAGTGGGTTTGGGGGATAAGGGGAATGGCAATGAGGCGCGGGCCGTGTTCACGACACGACACCAAGAACTGGGTCATGGCATGAAAAGATTGAGAGGGCCCGTGCCGATTCAAAAGCAAGTTTGGCAAAGTGGGGAAGTGTATACATTGGATCAGTTCGAGTCTAAGTCGAGGGTTTTTGCTCGGAGTCATTTGGGTGGCATGAAGGATGTGTCACCATTGGTTATCGAGTCTTTGTTTTGGAAGGCAGCTACCGAGAAGCCTATATACATTGAGTATGCGAATGATGTGCCAGGGTCTGGTTTTGGTGAGCCAGAGGATCCGTTTCTGTATTTCCGTAGGCGGAAGCGGAGGAGGAGATTTGATCAAAAACATCAAGAAAGCATTAACCATGAGAAACAcaaagcgggccccaccatgggtgATGGTTCTATCAATAATGCACCATTGCCTAGCTCATCGAATTTGTCGTCTGAGGACGGATTGGGGCTTTTGAGGCAGAAGATTTTGAATTTGGGCTGCAGCGATAGGGAGGGTACAGCAGGTTGGAAGATCTCGAACAGCCCTTGGAACTTGCAAGTTATAGCACGATCCCGTGGGTCCCTTACCCGTTTCATGCCGGATGATATACCCGGTGTTACATCTCCGATGGTTTACATTGGTATGCTGTTCAGCTGGTTTGCTTGGCACGTTGAAGATCATGAGCTACACAGCTTGAATTTTCTCCACATGGGTGCTCCGAAGACTTGGTATGCCATCCCTGGGGACTATGCATTCACCTTGGAGGAAGTTATACGTGTGCAAGGTTATGGAGGACATCTCGACCGCTTAG GTGCTCTCACTCTCTTGGGCGAGAAGACGAGCCTGCTATCTCCTGAGGCCGTCATTGCATCGGGGATTCCTTGTTGCAG GTTAGTACAGAATCCTGGCGAATTCGTTGTGACCTTTCCAAGGGCGTACCATGTAGGATTCAGCCACG GATTTAACTGTGGGGAGGCTGCCAATTTTGCTACTCCGCAATGGCTCAAGGTTGCAAAAGAAGCCGCAGTGCGCAGGGCTGCAATGAATTTTCTACCAATGCTCTCCCATCAACAGCTATTATACATGCTGACGATGTCTTTCGTTTCAAG AGTACCTAGAGCATTACTCCCAGGGGTACGGAGTTCTCGTCTGAGGGACCGcaagaaagaagaaagggaaaTTTTAGTGAAGAAAGCATTTATAGATGATGTGGTGAATGAAAATTATCTATTAAGCGTTCTCCTCGGGAAAGAATCAACCTCACGTGCAGTGTTGTGGGACCCGGAGTCGCTTCCTTCTCCAAGCAACAGTTCTCTGTCAGTTGGTCCGGCTGTCTCTGTTGAAGCGAATGGCTTATTGGTCTGTGAGAGAAACAAAGAAGATGGCTCTTGCAAAGGGAATGCATTTGATGATGCATCTGCCAATGTTGCCGAAACTTCGAGCGGGAATGCCCGTTCTGCCAACTTGCAAAAGCCGGATATTCACAATAATAAGGTTGATGGCACAAGTTCCTACATGGAAGCAGTGGACTACCTgtatgaggatgatgacgatttacCATGCGGTATGCATGTTGATTCAGGAACATTGGCGTGTGTGGCTTGCGGGGTTCTTGGTTTTCCATTTATGTCGATAGTACAGCCTTCTGACAGGGCATCAAAGGAGTTCTTTCCTGAGGAATTAAGATCTGTGAATCCTCCCACTCTATCTTGCATTGGTAACATGCTCAAAGACTCAGATTCAG ATGCTACAAAAGCAACTGGAGTTGAATTCGAAGCACAAGGCAGACCACACGATAATCAAACAGGGAAGTCATCTGCAAAATGCATGGGGCATATTCCCGTGCCTGAAGTCCCAAACGATGGAAGGAATTCCACATCATTGAATAATGGTATTTTGGAATCTTCTTCCAACACTGTATGTTCATCATCAGAAGTAATTGCTATTGAAGAACAGAAGGAGGTGGATGCACTACATCAGCCAATTGGAGCTTCTTCAGGTAGTGAACAGAACCAAACGGCATTACATTCTGAAAACAAGCTTTCCATCAGTCCTGATTTTTCTCAAACCCTGAATGGTCTGCCTATATCTTCCAAAAATAGTAATGAATGTGAACATGTTCTGATATCAGTTGAACATGGCACTGCTAAACCAATAGGCACAGGAGAACCTGACACTCCAAATACCATTCATCCAAGTAATGGATTGAGTGAATCAAGAGGGAGCATGCCAATGGAGAGAGTCAAAGAGGATTTGAAAAGCACAAACATCCTGGATGCAGAACCTTGCAAAGGAACCAAAGGGTTATCTGATGCAAATGCAGAGGAAAGTGGTGAGAAGGTCAACAGGCAGTGGAATACATCTAATATATTTCTAAGGCCACGGATCTTCTGCTTGGAGCATGCTCTCGAGATTGAGGAGCTGTTGCAATCCAAGGGTGGTGCAAATGTGCTAATTATTTGTCATTCAG ATTATCCAAAAATAAAGGGAGAGGCCATGTCCATTGCTGAAGAAATTGGTTCCAATTTCAAATTCAAGGACTTTCCCCTAGAGAGCGCATCTCAATCAGATCTCAACTTGATCAACATTTCAATCGACGACGAACATGAAGAATGCAGAGAAGATTGGACTTCAAAGCTGGGTCTCAATTTACGCCACTGTGTCATGATCAGAAAGCAATGTCAGTCGAAGCAAGAACAGCCCGCACTGGCATTGGGCGGGTTATTCTCCGACCATGTTCCTGCTTCAGGCATTTCAACCCTCAAGTGGCACTGCCGGAAATCTCGCACACATCACAAGGCATCTGGCCTGAGCCTTTCCAAGTCACACGATGATGTACAAATGAAGAAGGATGATCTGATTGGGAGAAATTCGGACACTGATGTTGTCACAGAAGATCAAGTTAACGAACATTCAAGGAACCCCTACAGTGAAGTTGGTGCTTTTGCACGAGCTTGCAGGTCCCGTGGCCGTGGCCGCCCAAGGAAACACCACCTTCCCAATCCCAAGGAGATGACGGCCAACAGCACTGAAACCACAACTAGTATCGAAAGAGGCccagataataataataacagaagCTGCTTTGGAGAAGGGTCTTCTGTCCATGAGAAAGCAGGAAATGTTACGGTGGAATTGGCAGTATCTCCTACCATTGCTGATCCAACTCCTGAAACATCTGAAACACAGGAAGGGATTTGGAACACACAGGAAAATAACATTGCACTTGAAGGTTGTGATTCTGCCATGTCTGTTGATATGCCCACCAGTGATGAAATTTCTGGAAGTTGGAAAGAGATTCAGGCTCCAGGCAGAACTAACACAGGAGGTGAAGTCTGCGAGTCTGCAATGTTGGTGGGTCCACCTACTGTTGCCCTCGGTGTTGTTGGAAGTTCTGAAGTGCTGCATGAAGAGATCCCAACCATAGAGGAAACAAGCATGGTGTCCCACATTTGTGATTCTGCCATATCTGCGTGTTTGCCACCTGCCATTGATATCGCAACAGTAAGTTCCAAAACAGAGCAAGAGGTCCCAGCTACAGTGGAAAATACCACGGTCAGTGAAGATTCCAATTATGTGGACTTGGGAAAACAGCCTATTGAGACATCTGAAACTTTCAAAGAGATTCGAAGTACAGAGGGAACTGGATTAGCTGGTGGGGTTTATGATTCTGCCAAATTGCAATCTCAGCCTTCAATTTCCGTTTCAATCCTTGACTGTTCTCAGATGCAGCTAGGGGAGATCGGGACTATAGAAGAAACTGACATGACAGTTGATCCTGCAACAATGGCAGTTCCACCTGCTATTCCTATCTTGACCATTGAAAATTCTAAAAAGAACCCAGCCAGTGAGAGGACGACTACAGTGGGTGAACCCTACAATTCAGCCAAAACAGCAGATCAACCTACTGCTGCCATTTCAATGGCCAATCATTCAGAGATTGATAATGGGAATGAGGTTTTTGATTCTGTGAAGTTGGTGGGCCTTCCTACTATTGCCTTTTTGTCAGCCAAAAGCTCTGAAATGCAGCAAGAGACACTGACTACTACAGCAGAGATTACCACGGTGGGAGATGCTGGAGATTCTGCAAAGTCGGCAGGCCCATCTTCCGTTTCCCTTGCAGCAGCTGGAAATTCTGAAATTCAGAAAGGCAATCAACCCGCAGACGAGATGAACCATGCTGGGGCATTTCATTCTTCAAGAGATGGCATGGAGAGGACAAAATCAAATCCTATTATTGTATACTCCCGAGCAGTGAGAaagcaaaataaaagaaaaagagaagaggaagagaaaacTGACCTTCCAGATAGCCATAGTACAGACTTCATCAGGAGCCCATGCGAAGGGTTGAGGCCAAGAACCAGGAGAAATCCAGACAGAGGGACAGACATCAGCTGCCGAACACCAGAAGGGAAGGTAGCAAAGAAGGTGGTGAATAGGACGGGCGACAAGAAATCCTATCCATGCGATCTTGACGGGTGCCGAATGAGTTTTGCAACAAAGGCAGAGCTGCTGCTGCATAAGCGCAACCGCTGCACACACGAGGGGTGCAGGAAGCGGTTCAGCTCCCACAAGTACGCAATGCATCACGAGCGTGTCCATTCAGAAGAACGGCCACTCAAGTGCCCATGGAAGGGTTGCGGGATGTCATTCAAGTGGGCGTGGGCAAGGACCGAGCATGTGCGGGTCCACACTGGGGAGCGCCCTTACCAGTGCAAGGTGGCGGGGTGCGGTCTGACATTCCGGTTCGTGTCGGATTTCAGCCGGCACCGGCGGAAGACGGGGCATTCTGTGAACTAA